In Mesorhizobium sp. 113-3-3, a genomic segment contains:
- a CDS encoding GFA family protein → MTIKGSCHCKATTFEVSEAPETVTQCTCSFCSKRGSLWAYYTPSQFKLITPLKNVSFYEWGSKTVKHGFCANCGCGTFTETPDWSTGEPDFDNPKISVNSRLFDDFNLDKVEVVVIDGKNLW, encoded by the coding sequence ATGACCATCAAGGGAAGCTGCCACTGCAAGGCGACGACATTCGAGGTTTCGGAGGCGCCGGAAACGGTGACGCAATGCACCTGTTCGTTCTGCTCGAAACGCGGCTCGCTCTGGGCCTATTATACCCCGTCGCAGTTCAAGCTCATCACGCCACTGAAGAACGTCTCCTTCTATGAATGGGGCTCGAAAACCGTGAAGCACGGTTTCTGCGCCAATTGCGGCTGCGGCACGTTCACCGAGACGCCGGATTGGTCGACCGGCGAGCCGGATTTCGACAATCCGAAGATCAGCGTCAACTCGCGGCTGTTCGACGACTTCAATCTCGACAAGGTGGAAGTGGTGGTCATTGACGGCAAGAATCTCTGGTAA
- the prfB gene encoding peptide chain release factor 2 (programmed frameshift) has protein sequence MRAETQNIVDEIRQAITLLRRHFDWDQAIKRLEYLNVRAEDASLWNEPLEAQKLMRERQSLEEGIAAVKGLTQALEDNIGLIELGEEEGDEGVIAEAEAAIRSMQGEAKARQVETLLSGEADANDTYLEVHAGAGGTESQDWASMLLRMYTRWAERRRFKVEVLEVHDGEEAGIKSATLLIKGHNAYGWLKTESGVHRLVRISPYDSNARRHTSFSSIWVYPVVDDRIEIDVSESDVRIDTYRSSGSGGQHVNTTDSAVRITHIATGIAVACQAERSQHKNKAKAWEMLRSRLYEEELKKREAVANATEASKSDIGWGHQIRSYVLQPYQLVKDLRTGVESTSPSSVLDGDLDDFMEASLSQRIEGGAGEAVADLD, from the exons ATGCGCGCGGAAACGCAGAATATTGTCGACGAGATCAGGCAGGCGATAACCCTGCTGAGGAGGCAT TTTGACTGGGATCAGGCCATAAAGCGGCTTGAATACCTGAATGTGCGGGCCGAGGACGCCAGCCTCTGGAACGAACCGCTGGAAGCCCAGAAGCTGATGCGCGAGCGCCAGAGCCTCGAGGAAGGCATCGCGGCGGTCAAGGGCCTGACCCAGGCGCTGGAAGACAATATCGGCCTGATCGAACTCGGCGAGGAAGAGGGCGACGAGGGCGTCATCGCCGAGGCCGAGGCGGCAATCCGCTCGATGCAGGGCGAGGCGAAGGCCCGCCAGGTCGAAACGCTGCTGTCGGGTGAAGCCGACGCCAACGACACCTATCTCGAAGTCCACGCCGGCGCGGGCGGCACCGAAAGCCAGGACTGGGCCTCGATGCTGTTGCGCATGTACACGCGCTGGGCCGAACGCCGCCGCTTCAAGGTCGAGGTGCTGGAAGTGCATGACGGCGAAGAGGCCGGCATCAAATCCGCGACGCTCTTGATCAAGGGCCACAATGCCTATGGCTGGCTAAAGACGGAATCGGGCGTCCACCGTCTGGTCCGTATTTCGCCCTATGACAGCAATGCGCGTCGCCATACGTCCTTCTCCAGCATCTGGGTCTATCCGGTCGTTGATGACAGGATCGAGATCGATGTTTCGGAATCGGATGTGCGCATCGACACCTATCGCTCGTCGGGTTCCGGCGGCCAGCACGTCAACACGACGGATTCGGCCGTGCGCATCACGCATATCGCCACGGGCATCGCGGTCGCTTGCCAGGCCGAGCGTTCACAGCACAAGAACAAGGCCAAGGCCTGGGAAATGCTGCGCTCGCGCCTCTACGAGGAAGAGTTGAAGAAGCGCGAGGCCGTTGCCAACGCCACCGAGGCGTCGAAGAGCGACATCGGCTGGGGGCATCAGATTCGTTCCTACGTACTGCAGCCCTATCAGCTGGTGAAAGACCTGCGCACCGGTGTCGAGAGCACCAGTCCGTCGAGCGTGCTCGATGGCGACCTCGACGACTTCATGGAAGCCTCGCTGTCGCAACGCATCGAAGGCGGCGCGGGTGAGGCCGTGGCGGATCTGGACTAG